The following are encoded together in the Pedobacter sp. D749 genome:
- the purD gene encoding phosphoribosylamine--glycine ligase, with amino-acid sequence MNILLLGSGGRESAFAWKMSQSSHCDKLIIAPGNGGTGAYGTNININVNDFDAIKKVVLTENIGLVVVGPEEPLVNGIHDFFLADKAIAHIPVIGPKKEGAILEGSKDFSKQFMERHGIPTAASKSFTPETLEDGLAYLQNHALPVVLKADGLAAGKGVLICTETIEAQEELKLMLGGKFGAAGATVVIEEFLSGIELSVFILTDGENYITLPSAKDYKRIGQGDTGLNTGGMGSVSPVPFATPEFLAKVEERIIKPTVDGLKKDNIDYTGFIFFGLIKVGEEPFVIEYNARMGDPETESVIPRVENDLVELFLATANKQLNQVNLVISEQTAATVMIVAGGYPGDYLKGKAISGIENLRHSNAFHAGTLLENDVVKTNGGRVIAITSLQKDLFTALQSATADAGRIYFDGKYFREDIGFDLI; translated from the coding sequence ATGAATATCTTACTTTTAGGTTCAGGCGGCAGAGAAAGCGCATTCGCTTGGAAAATGAGCCAGTCTTCGCACTGCGATAAACTAATTATTGCTCCAGGTAACGGTGGTACAGGGGCTTATGGCACAAACATCAACATCAATGTAAACGATTTTGATGCCATTAAAAAAGTAGTGCTTACCGAAAACATCGGACTTGTTGTAGTAGGCCCTGAAGAACCGCTGGTAAATGGTATTCATGACTTTTTCCTTGCCGACAAAGCCATTGCACACATTCCTGTTATCGGACCTAAAAAAGAGGGCGCCATTTTAGAAGGAAGCAAAGATTTCTCTAAACAGTTTATGGAGCGCCATGGTATTCCTACTGCGGCTTCAAAATCTTTTACGCCCGAAACTTTGGAAGATGGTTTGGCTTATCTGCAAAACCATGCTTTACCGGTAGTTTTAAAGGCAGATGGTTTGGCAGCTGGTAAAGGGGTGTTAATCTGCACTGAAACCATCGAAGCTCAGGAAGAATTAAAACTGATGCTTGGCGGTAAATTTGGTGCAGCTGGGGCAACGGTAGTCATTGAAGAATTTTTAAGCGGGATAGAACTTTCGGTATTTATTTTAACTGATGGTGAAAATTATATTACACTGCCTTCTGCTAAAGATTATAAGAGGATTGGCCAGGGCGATACTGGTTTAAATACTGGTGGTATGGGCTCGGTTTCTCCTGTTCCTTTTGCCACACCAGAATTTTTGGCTAAAGTAGAAGAACGCATTATTAAACCAACGGTTGATGGTTTAAAGAAAGATAATATCGATTATACAGGTTTTATCTTTTTCGGACTGATTAAAGTAGGAGAGGAGCCTTTTGTAATTGAGTACAATGCACGTATGGGCGATCCTGAAACAGAGAGTGTGATACCCAGAGTTGAAAACGACTTGGTAGAGCTATTTTTAGCTACAGCCAATAAACAATTAAACCAGGTTAATCTGGTTATTTCTGAGCAAACGGCCGCTACTGTAATGATTGTGGCAGGTGGTTATCCAGGCGATTACCTGAAAGGTAAAGCCATTTCGGGCATCGAGAACCTACGTCATTCTAATGCATTTCATGCCGGTACGTTATTAGAAAATGATGTGGTAAAAACAAATGGAGGAAGGGTAATTGCGATTACCAGTCTGCAAAAAGATTTGTTTACTGCTTTACAATCGGCAACTGCTGATGCTGGGAGAATTTATTTCGACGGGAAATATTTCAGGGAAGATATCGGGTTTGACTTGATTTAA
- a CDS encoding SMI1/KNR4 family protein, whose protein sequence is MKKILKKISETSIKQGEFSFTTEQTETKWLGNQPATSAEIQEAEIRLGVTLPADYKEFLLITNGFTTPNENVIHRFPR, encoded by the coding sequence TTGAAGAAAATACTTAAGAAGATTTCCGAAACGTCGATTAAACAAGGAGAATTTAGTTTTACAACTGAGCAGACTGAAACAAAATGGCTGGGCAATCAACCCGCCACCTCAGCCGAAATACAAGAAGCTGAAATAAGGCTGGGAGTAACGCTTCCAGCGGATTATAAAGAATTTCTGTTGATTACCAATGGATTTACTACACCAAATGAAAACGTGATCCATCGTTTTCCAAGATAA
- a CDS encoding SDR family oxidoreductase has protein sequence MFNYNSPMLREDALKGKTIVITGGGTGLGKAMGVYFLKLGANLVITSRKQDVLQKTADEMEEKTGGKVLAVACDVREVEQVENVLAKTLERFGSVDVLLNNAAGNFISPTERLSANAFSSIIDIVLKGTVNCTLTFGKHWIKEKQAATVLNIITTYAFTGSAYVVPSACAKGGVLALTRSLAVEWGKYGIRTNAIAPGPFPTKGAWERLLPGDLAKKFDFKNRVPLKRVGDHQELANLAAFLVSDFSGYINGEVITIDGGEWLQGAGQMNGLEAIPNEMWDMLEQMTRSAK, from the coding sequence ATGTTCAATTATAATTCACCCATGCTCAGAGAAGATGCTTTAAAAGGAAAAACCATTGTAATTACAGGTGGAGGAACGGGACTTGGGAAAGCGATGGGCGTTTATTTTTTGAAGTTAGGTGCTAATTTAGTGATCACCAGCCGTAAGCAGGATGTATTACAAAAAACTGCCGACGAAATGGAAGAAAAAACCGGCGGCAAAGTATTGGCTGTAGCCTGCGATGTGAGGGAGGTTGAACAGGTAGAAAACGTATTGGCCAAAACTTTAGAAAGATTTGGCTCGGTTGATGTATTATTGAACAATGCTGCGGGTAATTTTATCTCACCAACAGAACGGTTATCCGCAAATGCCTTTTCATCCATTATCGATATCGTTTTAAAAGGAACGGTTAACTGTACACTTACCTTTGGTAAACACTGGATTAAGGAAAAACAAGCTGCAACAGTTTTAAATATCATTACCACTTACGCTTTTACAGGTTCAGCCTATGTGGTACCATCGGCTTGTGCAAAAGGTGGTGTTTTAGCACTAACAAGATCTTTGGCCGTAGAGTGGGGTAAATATGGTATTCGTACCAATGCTATTGCTCCAGGCCCGTTTCCAACCAAAGGCGCATGGGAGCGTTTATTGCCTGGTGATTTAGCCAAAAAATTCGACTTTAAAAACCGTGTCCCGTTAAAAAGAGTTGGCGATCATCAGGAACTCGCCAATTTAGCGGCGTTTCTGGTAAGCGATTTTTCAGGCTACATTAACGGAGAAGTAATTACCATTGATGGCGGCGAATGGTTGCAGGGGGCAGGCCAGATGAATGGTTTGGAAGCCATCCCGAACGAAATGTGGGATATGCTTGAGCAAATGACGCGGAGCGCTAAATAA
- a CDS encoding DUF2071 domain-containing protein, producing MFSFLKNHPFAVDAFFENSLVLTFAVPKAALEPLIPECLTLDTFEDKWAFLAIAMVQTKNLRPKVFPQFMGNDFFLIGYRVFVRYTNKAGKSLRGLYILKSETNKKKMEFMGNIFTHYNYTTTDITIIDRENIKEITSTKSNFKIIIDKTDPKVALPENSPFADWKEARRFAGPLPFTFTYNKKNKEVLIIEGVRQNWQPAPIKIVNYNFGFLNSLNLKDPILANAFDIQNIPYYWKSGKIEKWK from the coding sequence ATGTTCTCATTTCTTAAAAACCACCCCTTTGCAGTCGATGCATTTTTTGAAAATTCCCTTGTATTAACGTTTGCTGTCCCAAAAGCAGCGCTAGAACCTCTTATTCCGGAATGCTTAACATTGGATACCTTTGAAGATAAATGGGCTTTCCTTGCCATAGCAATGGTTCAGACCAAAAATTTGAGGCCCAAAGTCTTCCCCCAATTTATGGGTAACGATTTTTTTCTTATTGGATACCGAGTATTTGTGCGTTATACAAACAAAGCGGGTAAAAGTCTGCGTGGTCTCTATATTTTAAAATCAGAAACAAATAAAAAGAAAATGGAGTTTATGGGTAATATTTTTACACATTATAATTATACCACGACGGATATTACAATAATTGACAGAGAAAATATTAAAGAAATTACTTCCACCAAGTCTAATTTTAAAATCATAATAGATAAAACAGATCCTAAAGTTGCTTTGCCCGAAAATTCGCCATTTGCCGATTGGAAGGAAGCCAGAAGATTTGCCGGGCCTTTACCCTTTACTTTTACCTACAATAAAAAAAACAAAGAAGTTTTAATTATAGAGGGCGTTAGGCAGAACTGGCAACCAGCCCCGATTAAAATTGTCAATTATAACTTTGGGTTTTTAAATTCTTTGAATCTAAAAGATCCGATTTTGGCAAATGCCTTTGACATTCAAAATATTCCTTATTATTGGAAGAGCGGAAAAATTGAAAAATGGAAGTAA
- a CDS encoding methyltransferase domain-containing protein, whose amino-acid sequence MEVKRRKFQGMLNILSFNRHFYLFGFVALLLVIISQILIPWPVVLFWIIILAFLYGLLIPLIVSAYVYDFSGYYNFDWLKKIGISNSSPDLILNINAGFDETSFILKDYFPQATLKVFDFYNPEKHTEKAITRARKVSLLFPDTKQITTDLIPLSDKSVDIIFLLLAAHEIRSQQEKIVFLKECYRLCKPTGKIVMVEHLRDLPNFMAFSIGFTHFFSRGIWQKAFKAAGFSSFSETKLTPFMSIFNCCP is encoded by the coding sequence ATGGAAGTAAAAAGAAGAAAATTTCAGGGTATGTTAAACATTTTAAGTTTTAACCGGCATTTTTACCTATTTGGTTTTGTTGCTTTATTGTTAGTGATAATTAGTCAAATATTAATACCATGGCCTGTTGTCTTATTTTGGATAATCATTTTAGCTTTTCTTTACGGTCTTTTAATTCCATTAATCGTATCTGCATATGTTTACGATTTTTCTGGATATTATAATTTCGATTGGCTAAAGAAAATAGGTATTTCCAATTCCAGTCCAGATTTAATCTTAAATATTAACGCCGGGTTCGATGAAACGAGTTTCATTCTAAAAGATTATTTTCCGCAAGCAACTTTAAAAGTTTTCGATTTTTACAATCCAGAAAAGCATACCGAAAAGGCAATAACCAGAGCGAGAAAAGTAAGTTTACTATTTCCTGATACAAAGCAGATCACAACGGATTTGATTCCTTTGTCCGATAAATCCGTCGATATCATATTTCTGTTGTTGGCAGCGCATGAAATAAGATCTCAACAAGAGAAGATTGTTTTTTTAAAAGAATGTTATAGGCTATGCAAACCAACGGGCAAGATAGTTATGGTAGAACATTTACGTGATTTGCCCAATTTTATGGCTTTTTCTATAGGTTTTACTCATTTTTTCTCAAGGGGGATTTGGCAAAAAGCATTTAAAGCGGCAGGTTTTTCTTCGTTCTCTGAAACTAAACTCACCCCATTTATGTCTATTTTTAACTGTTGCCCTTAA
- a CDS encoding DoxX-like family protein yields the protein MVTVINCKNQLLIRKILIWFIALVWLANGLFCKVLGLVPRHEQIVARILTSTYSHSLTILIGISEIVMAIWILSRFKTRLNAIVQIVVIATMNVIEFIFAPDLLLWGKFNSLFAFIFILIVFINGFYLNKK from the coding sequence ATGGTAACCGTAATCAATTGCAAAAACCAATTATTAATTAGAAAAATACTTATTTGGTTTATCGCATTAGTTTGGCTTGCAAATGGATTGTTTTGTAAGGTATTAGGCCTTGTTCCTCGCCATGAACAGATTGTTGCCAGGATTTTAACCTCCACCTATAGCCATAGCTTAACAATTCTTATCGGCATATCAGAAATTGTGATGGCTATCTGGATTTTAAGTCGTTTCAAAACCAGGCTAAATGCTATTGTTCAGATTGTAGTAATTGCCACAATGAATGTTATCGAATTTATTTTTGCGCCAGATTTATTGCTTTGGGGGAAATTTAATTCACTTTTTGCATTTATATTTATTCTGATTGTTTTTATCAATGGGTTTTATTTAAACAAAAAATAA